The nucleotide window ATATCATCTTGAATTAAGTTCTGTCCAGGGTCTGAACACATGTATTTGTATTCTCTTGAAACTACAACATCAGGAAGACCTTCTACATATTTAGCTACTTCTTCACAGTTTACTACTCCACCAACGTTTACTCCACAGTGGCATGTGTAAACTCCAATACGTATTTCTTCGTTTAAATTATCTGCCAAGTTAAATCACCTATTTAATAAGACTATGATGTTTATCACCTTGATTTTTTTTGTATATTGTAAAAAAAATCTATAAAAAAAACTATCTTGTTAACTATTAAAAATTTAACAAATTATATCCTATGTTTTTATGTTTAATGGGATATATTATATATACTTTTATGATGTTCGTATGAAAACAAACTATTTTATTTTCCAAAAAAAATATAGTAGAAAAAAACTACATTAAAATTGAAATCCACATAGTAAGCGTTATAAGACTTAAAACAACGTCTACCAGTATTACTGAACTCATAAGCTTATGGTCAATATTATATGTTATTGCAAGAACTAAAGCAGTCATAGCAGTAGACATACCAGCCTCTAAAACTGCAACATTAAATACCATTCCACTAATACCTAAAGCTGAAAATACAACAAATACAATAGTCGGTGCAAGTAAAAGTCTTATAAATGATATGAATAATGAATCTTTAAGATACTTTTTAACATCTCTAAAGTCAATAGTTAAACCAAGAGATATCATAATAAGTGGTACTGTACCGCCTGCAAGATAGTTAAGTGTTGAATGAAGAACATAACCTTCCTGGAAATGAACAACATTAGCAACTAAACCAATAACCACAGCCCATAATGGTACAAATTCGAGACCTTTTTTAATAACTTTATGCATATCTCCACCAAACTCTTTAACAAGCATCATACCATACATTACAAAAAGAATAGGTGTTACCATATCAAAGAATATTGCATGAAGAAGACCTTCATTACCAAATACATTTAAAGTAATTGGATAACCAATAAATCCAGTATTCATCATTGCAGCTGCAATCATAAGAGTCCAAGATTTAATCTTATCATAGCCTCGAATTTTACAAAATACTCCAACAATAAGCATACATATAATACTAAGTATAAACGATGCAATAGGAAGTATCATCATATCTGGCTGAATTTTCGCTGTAGATATATTAATATATACCATGGCAGGAAGAGTCACATTAAGAACAATTGCAGATAATGTATTGCTGTCTTGTGGTTTTAGCATTCCAATTCTTTTAAGGAAAAATCCTAAAATAATCATTAAAGTTGGAACTAAAATAACTTCAACAGGTGTTGGCATCTGAAATAATCCTCCTATAAAATTTAATCTTAAAAAAAATAATTACTTAAAAATAATTGTTATATAATGTATTTGTAAATTAAATTATAAAAAGGCAACAAAAAAAAAATAAAAAATTAATAAATGTGGGAGGGGAGGTAATAATACTATATCTAGTCAACTAATCCTTCAGTTGTAACTTTAAATACAGCTTCACCTTCAGGTAAGTGAGGACTGTCAACTAAACGTGCAATTCTTTTACCAGATAAACCTTTCTTAAGAAGTACACGATATGTTGATGCGTGACCTAATACGTGTCCACCAACAGCCTTGGTAGGTGTACCAAAGAATGCATCAGGTTTAGACTGTACCTGGTTTGTAATTAAAACAGCAACATTGTATGTATTTGCAATGGTCTGAAGTGTATGTAGGTGTTGGTTAAGTTTCTGCTGACGTGTTGCAAGTGATTCACGACCAACATATTCTGCTCTGAAGTGAGCCATTAATGAATCAACAATAACAAGTTTTACATCTACACCATTTTGAATTAATTCATTAATTTTATCAGCCATTAACATCTGATGACTACTGTTAAATGCACGTGCAACATGAATATTACTTAATGTTTCATTAACATCAAGACCAAATCCTTCAGCAATCTGTGCAATTCTTTCAGGTCTGAATGTGTTTTCTGTATCAATAAATACAACATGACCTTCAAGACCACCCTGTTCTGGTGGAAGCTGTGTAGTTACAGCAAGTTCATGTGAAATCTGACTTTTACCTGATCCAAATTCACCATATACTTCAGTAATTGACTGAGTTTCAACTCCACCACCAATAAGAGCATCAAGACCTTGACTTCCTGTTGTAATACGACCAACATCTTCACGTCTTTGCATTACATCAAATGCAGTTTCAAAGTCAATCTTTTCAGCTTTTCTTGCAGCTTCAATAACTTTTGCAGCAACACCTTCACCAATTTCAACTTTTACACTTAACTCTTTTGCTGTAGCTGTTGCAAGACGCATCATATCTCCAAATCCAGCATCACGGAGTTTTTGAGCAGTTTTTTCACCAACGCTTGGTAAGTCTTCTAATTGCATTTTTTCTTCATTATCATTTTCTGGACTCATGTTTATCAATTCCAAATTTATTATTGTATTATATATTATATACTTAAAATTTTACTTCTATATATTATTACTTAAACTACTACTTCAACATTTTTAGCAGTTAAGTCGATGTCTTCATCATAGTCATTGTATTTTGCATCTGCAATCATTGTAACTTCATGACTTATAAGATCTTCAATTTTATCAGCAAGTGATGATTCATCACCAGTTTTTTCAAATACTTCAATAACTTCCTCTTTAGTCATAGCAATAAGTTCTTCTGCTTCACTTCCAAAGAATGTAGCATTAATTGTACCTGTACCATCTGAAAGTGTAGCTTTTATTATAAGCAGGTAGTCAGGATTCATTATTGCCTCACCACAACGATCACATACATATCCTTCTTCATCCTGTTTTACACCTTTATGGCATGTAGGACACATAGGAGTTAGTATGTTTTCACCATCAATTTCTTCAATTGTAGCTTTAACTTTTATGTGTTTATCATTATCTTCAATATCTTCAATTGCTTTTTCAGGATATATTATATTTTTAAGTTCATGTATTGATGGAATATCTTGTGCTTCATCTTGTGTTGCCTGACGAATTATTGTATTTGCATTTGCTGAAACTTGAATACCATTAAGATCTCTCATTGTAATTCTTGGATTTTCAACAACTATAGCAGCACCTTCTGTAAATGAAATATCTGATGCTTCATTCCATAGTGACATTTGTAGTTGTTCTGTTTTATCTGCAATATATACAGATCTTACTTTACCATCAGATCCATCATCACGTGCAAATAGCCGTACATCATCAATATCCATAACTCTTACTTTAAGTTTAACATCTACATCTCCAGCTTCAAGTTCTTTAAGAGTTTTTGTCTTATATCTTGCATCTTCAAGTTCTTCATATGTTGGAAGAGTACTTATTTCATCATCTGTTGGTGTTGTAATTCTTGATCCTCCACCAACATTTAATTCCATCTGTCTGTCACCAACTTTTGTTCTTGCACTTTCTATTTTTATAGCATCACCAAGTGACTGGTTAATATCAGCAACTTTATCCCATAATGATACACGAATAGATCCTGTTTCATCAGCAATTGTAATATTACGTACTTGTCCTTGAGTTCCATCCATTCTGTCAAATTCATGAATATCTGCTATTGTAAGAATACGTCCTATAACATCAACTTCAAGACCTTCTTCTTTATCAACATCAAGAGCATCAACTATTTTTGTTATTTCATATTTATTTAAAGCTGTAAGTTTAGCTTTAAGATCTTCATCATCAATTTCAGGATTTATTACAATTGAAGCATTCCATCCAGTATTAACTCTTAGTGATGTCATACCATTATATTCATGTTCTTCAATTTTTGCATCTTCAATTTTAATGATATCTCCCTTATTCATTGCAATTTCAGTTTCTTTATTCCATAATGTTACACTTATTGCATCTGTATCATCCATGATTTGAATAGTTCTTACATGTCCTTCATTTCCATCGTTTTTCTGGAATGTAATTGTGTCAAATATACGTGTAATTACTCCAATAACTGTTACATCTTCTTGTGGTTGTGCATCTGCTAGTTTAAGAATTTCTTTTTTATATTCTGGTAGGTCATAGTCACCTTTAATTATACGTCCTTTCCAACTACTTGAAAGACTCATTTTTTCATAACTATATTTTGCTCTTGCTTTTAGAACTTTAATTGTGTCATTTTCTTTTAATTCTAGTGTTTCAACAAGTTGTGTATCTTTATTCCAGA belongs to Methanosphaera sp. and includes:
- a CDS encoding AEC family transporter, producing the protein MPTPVEVILVPTLMIILGFFLKRIGMLKPQDSNTLSAIVLNVTLPAMVYINISTAKIQPDMMILPIASFILSIICMLIVGVFCKIRGYDKIKSWTLMIAAAMMNTGFIGYPITLNVFGNEGLLHAIFFDMVTPILFVMYGMMLVKEFGGDMHKVIKKGLEFVPLWAVVIGLVANVVHFQEGYVLHSTLNYLAGGTVPLIMISLGLTIDFRDVKKYLKDSLFISFIRLLLAPTIVFVVFSALGISGMVFNVAVLEAGMSTAMTALVLAITYNIDHKLMSSVILVDVVLSLITLTMWISILM
- a CDS encoding OB-fold nucleic acid binding domain-containing protein codes for the protein MVEISEERIKERYQEVKEKVEFKQFHDEIREVSKGYDDSPYFTEDQVIDLIVNKYSESENLQQIHSEIQKISSLIDGNGNVVIQGRLIAISNIKTFKTKAGKDGKVANLTVEDSTGRIRVVMWTDSMKYMKRITEGDVVKINNLDVQKSNFSGDLEVVMRSNSSIQVLPDEVDDTLPEYEAEKITNLADVEDGQEYNVIGRIIKIGQLREIQKPDKTLNLITLTIMDATATMELTLWNKDTQLVETLELKENDTIKVLKARAKYSYEKMSLSSSWKGRIIKGDYDLPEYKKEILKLADAQPQEDVTVIGVITRIFDTITFQKNDGNEGHVRTIQIMDDTDAISVTLWNKETEIAMNKGDIIKIEDAKIEEHEYNGMTSLRVNTGWNASIVINPEIDDEDLKAKLTALNKYEITKIVDALDVDKEEGLEVDVIGRILTIADIHEFDRMDGTQGQVRNITIADETGSIRVSLWDKVADINQSLGDAIKIESARTKVGDRQMELNVGGGSRITTPTDDEISTLPTYEELEDARYKTKTLKELEAGDVDVKLKVRVMDIDDVRLFARDDGSDGKVRSVYIADKTEQLQMSLWNEASDISFTEGAAIVVENPRITMRDLNGIQVSANANTIIRQATQDEAQDIPSIHELKNIIYPEKAIEDIEDNDKHIKVKATIEEIDGENILTPMCPTCHKGVKQDEEGYVCDRCGEAIMNPDYLLIIKATLSDGTGTINATFFGSEAEELIAMTKEEVIEVFEKTGDESSLADKIEDLISHEVTMIADAKYNDYDEDIDLTAKNVEVVV
- the radA gene encoding DNA repair and recombination protein RadA, encoding MSPENDNEEKMQLEDLPSVGEKTAQKLRDAGFGDMMRLATATAKELSVKVEIGEGVAAKVIEAARKAEKIDFETAFDVMQRREDVGRITTGSQGLDALIGGGVETQSITEVYGEFGSGKSQISHELAVTTQLPPEQGGLEGHVVFIDTENTFRPERIAQIAEGFGLDVNETLSNIHVARAFNSSHQMLMADKINELIQNGVDVKLVIVDSLMAHFRAEYVGRESLATRQQKLNQHLHTLQTIANTYNVAVLITNQVQSKPDAFFGTPTKAVGGHVLGHASTYRVLLKKGLSGKRIARLVDSPHLPEGEAVFKVTTEGLVD